GACGCTGCTCTGCGCCTGGAAGCCTTCTGGAATGATCTGCACACCAGGCATGCCTTTGTGCTCTGCTGTGCCTATCCCATCCACGGCTTTGGCGGCGATGCCCTCGCGCAGCCGTTGAAAGAGGTCTGCGCCGCGCATGGCCGCGTCATTCCCGCCGAAAGCTATACCGCACTCGCCACTGCCGACGAGCGCCTGCGCGTCATCAGCCAGCTCCAACAGAAGGCCCAGTCTCTCGAAGTCGAGATTGCCGAGCGAAAGGTCGTCGAGGCCGCGCTGCGCATGGTGAAAAGCGACCTGGAAGTGCAGGTTGCGGATCTGCGCCGCCTGCATGAGCTGAGCGCGAACCTTACCTCCACGCTCGATATTGAAGCGGTGCTCCATGAGGTGCTCCAGGCGGCGCTTCTGGTCCAGGAGACGGACCTCGGTCTGCTGTCGCTGTGCGACTCGGAGGGCGAGGGACTCACGCTGCAAACCAGCCGTGGCTTCGACGACGCCTTCCTGAAGGAGGTGGCGTGGGTCCCGGTTGGCGGCGGTGCCTGCGGCACCTGCTACGCCGAGCGCCGCCGGGTGGTCGTCGAGGATGTGGAAACCGATCCGATCTTCGCGCCCTACCGTGCGGGAGCGCGCCAGGCGGGCTTCCGCGCCGTGCATAGCACGCCGCTCGTCAGCCGCGACGGCACCATCACCGGCGTGCTCTCCGTGCATTTTCGCCAGCCGCACCGACCCTCGGAGCGGGAAACCCGCCTGATGGACCTGTACGCGCGCATGGCGGCGGATGCGATTGAGAACGCCCGGCTCTATCAGGCCGCGCAGGATGCGATTCAGGTACGGGATCAATTTCTCTCGATCGCCGCCCATGAGTTAAAGACACCGCTGACCTCGCTGCTCGGCAACGCGCAGTTGCTCCAGCGCCGGGTGGCCCGTGAGGGAACGATTCCCGCCTCGGGCGCGAAGGCCATTGGCGTGATTGTCGAGCAGGCCAGGCGGCTCAACAAGATGATCCTGGGGCTGCTGGATGTATCACGCATCGAAATGGGACGGCTCAGTATCGAGTGCGCGCCGTTGGACCTGTGCGCGCTGGTGCGGCGCGTGGTGGAGGAGAGCGAGCCCACCTTCGTCAACCATAACGTCGACTGTCTGACGCCGAGCGGCTCGCTGATAGTGGACGGCGACGAAGTGCGCCTGGAGCAGGTTATCCAGAACTTGCTCAGCAACGCGCTGAAATATAGCCCGCACGGCGGCCCCATCACGGTGCGGGTCGAGCAGCATGGGAATCATGCCCGTCTGCTGGTGACGGATCGCGGGATTGGGATTCCGAAGCAGGAGCAGCCGCGCCTGTTTCAGCGCTTCTACCGGGCCAGCAACGCGGATCGTCAGTATATCAGCGGGATGGGCATCGGACTCTATGTGGTTAAGGAGATTGTCGGCCTGCATGGTGGGACGATCGACGTGGAGAGCGGCGAGAGCGCCGGGAGCACCTTCATCGTGAGCCTGCCGCTCCGTGGAGCATCACCTGCGGCGGAGGATCGAGAAGCCGCATATGGGAGCAGATGATGGAGCAGTGGCGCGCAAACGTGCTGACGACCTGGGATGAGATTCGGGACCTGCTGGCGTCCGTGCAGCGGGTTGCCGTGCTGGGCATGCGCTCCGAGCGCCATCCCCAGATGCCCGCGTTTTACGTTCCCGCCGCGCTCGCTGCCGCCGGGCTGGAGATCGTT
This genomic window from Herpetosiphonaceae bacterium contains:
- a CDS encoding ATP-binding protein; this encodes MNTPTPNTSAREIPYSITSHRTARDLAPQADWHPLRESEHVVQLYEADTFLIQALSEFIGTGLAAGDPCIVIATPEHRAGLDERLQLAGLDLVAARESGQYLTLDAAETLATFMVDGSPEPSRFAAIVEQIVARAAERRRQVWIFGEMVALLWAEGQHDAALRLEAFWNDLHTRHAFVLCCAYPIHGFGGDALAQPLKEVCAAHGRVIPAESYTALATADERLRVISQLQQKAQSLEVEIAERKVVEAALRMVKSDLEVQVADLRRLHELSANLTSTLDIEAVLHEVLQAALLVQETDLGLLSLCDSEGEGLTLQTSRGFDDAFLKEVAWVPVGGGACGTCYAERRRVVVEDVETDPIFAPYRAGARQAGFRAVHSTPLVSRDGTITGVLSVHFRQPHRPSERETRLMDLYARMAADAIENARLYQAAQDAIQVRDQFLSIAAHELKTPLTSLLGNAQLLQRRVAREGTIPASGAKAIGVIVEQARRLNKMILGLLDVSRIEMGRLSIECAPLDLCALVRRVVEESEPTFVNHNVDCLTPSGSLIVDGDEVRLEQVIQNLLSNALKYSPHGGPITVRVEQHGNHARLLVTDRGIGIPKQEQPRLFQRFYRASNADRQYISGMGIGLYVVKEIVGLHGGTIDVESGESAGSTFIVSLPLRGASPAAEDREAAYGSR